A window of Scophthalmus maximus strain ysfricsl-2021 chromosome 10, ASM2237912v1, whole genome shotgun sequence contains these coding sequences:
- the LOC118283659 gene encoding serine protease HTRA1A-like, which yields MFWSLLLCVIAAVASAPADAQVSSRYVVGCPARCDKSLCPRLPADCPAGQAPDACHCCPVCASAEGEACGGSGKLGDPVCGEGLECSVPGGVAYTVTVRRRSKSGVCACKATEPVCGSDGVSYRNVCELKRVSRRAEKLQQPPVLFIQRGACGKAQDNPDSPRHKYNFIADVVERIAPSVVHIELYRKMTYSKREVAVASGSGFVVSEDGQIVTNAHVVANKHRVKVELKSGAFYDAKIKDVDEKSDIALIQIDAPTKLPVLLLGHSSDLRPGEFVVAIGSPFSLQNTVTTGIVSTTQRGGKELGLSNSDMEYIQTDAIINYGNSGGPLLNLDGEVIGINTLKVTAGISFAIPSDKIRQFLAESYDRQSRGRAAAKKKYIGVRMMTLTPALAKELKTRHRDFPDIASGAYVMEVIAKTPAAVGGLKEHDVIISINGQRIASATDVSAAIKKEGTLRVVVRRGNEDAILTVVPMEIDP from the exons ATGTTTTGGTCACTGTTGTTGTGCGTAATCGCAGCCGTGGCGTCCGCGCCGGCAGACGCGCAAGTCTCCAGCCGGTATGTTGTCGGATGTCCTGCTCGGTGTGACAAGTCCTTGTGTCCCCGGCTACCGGCGGACTGCCCGGCGGGTCAGGCCCCCGACGCATGCCACTGCTGCCCGGTGTGCGCGTCCGCTGAGGGCGAGGCGTGCGGCGGCAGCGGGAAGCTCGGGGACCCCGTGTGCGGAGAGGGGCTGGAGTGCTCCGTGCCCGGCGGCGTGGCGTACACCGTCACGGTGCGCAGGAGGAGCAAGAGCGGGGTCTGCGCGTGCAAAGCCACCGAGCCTGTCTGTGGAAGCGACGGGGTGTCCTACCGCAACGTCTGCGAGCTGAAGAGGGTCAGCCGCCGGgcggagaagctgcagcagccacCTGTTCTTTTCATCCAGCGGGGAGCCTGCGGGAAAG CTCAGGACAATCCAGACAGCCCAAGACACAAATACAACTTCATCGCAGACGTGGTGGAGAGAATTGCCCCGTCTGTAGTTCACATTGAACTTTACCGCAA GATGACCTATTCCAAGCGGGAGGTGGCAGTGGCCAGCGGCTCTGGCTTCGTGGTGTCGGAGGACGGCCAGATTGTGACCAATGCCCATGTCGTGGCCAACAAGCACCGGGTGAAAGTGGAGCTAAAGAGCGGCGCCTTCTACGACGCGAAAATCAAGGACGTGGACGAGAAATCGGACATCGCCCTCATCCAGATCGATGCGCCG ACCAAGCTGCCCGTGCTGTTGCTGGGCCATTCGTCGGACCTGAGGCCGGGGGAGTTCGTCGTCGCCATCGGCAGCCCGTTTTCCCTCCAGAATACGGTCACCACCGGGATCGTCAGCACCACCCAGCGGGGGGGCAAAGAGCTGGGCCTGAGCAACTCCGACATGGAATACATTCAGACCGATGCCATCATCAAT TACGGCAACTCTGGAGGGCCTCTGTTGAATTTG GATGGCGAGGTGATTGGGATCAACACCTTGAAAGTGACGGCGGGCATCTCCTTTGCCATACCCTCAGACAAAATCCGACAGTTCCTGGCGGAGTCCTACGACAGACAGTCCAGAG GGAGAGCAGCTGCTAAGAAGAAATATATTGGTGTGAGGATGATGACCCTGACTCCAGC ACTGGCCAAAGAGCTGAAGACCCGACACCGTGACTTCCCTGACATCGCCTCGGGAGCTTACGTGATGGAGGTCATCGCCAAGACACCGGCTGCAGT tggTGGACTGAAAGAGCACGACGTCATCATCTCCATCAATGGTCAGAGGATCGCATCGGCGACTGATGTCAGTGCCGCCATCAAGAAAGAGGGCACCCTGAGGGTAGTGGTGCGGCGTGGAAATGAGGACGCTATTCTCACTGTTGTTCCAATGGAGATCGACCCTTga